A single uncultured Acetobacterium sp. DNA region contains:
- a CDS encoding methyl-accepting chemotaxis protein, which produces MKDTQTREHEQTAVKMRLSTKLLAFTTLLLAAAILTLGLIAINLGSAALTNQSSVQEQAFAIEGADHIGAIVDRNLSTLSEIGLRARTATMDWNTQVSSISGDVDRLGYEDIGVMDMNGNGKYIKGGQEFKSDGQFWYKEGFAGKTSISDVAISKVTKQPVVFDIAPIMNNGQVVGLLVGRREPTFMKDITNSMGDGDRKYGMVINQDGAVMAHPNDQLILDQTNIFTEVENNGSLKDFGQAIQKLGVGQIGSISYTYNGDQKLGYTAPVPGTNWTLIVTEFQDDVLAPINNLRNAILIASVMILLIGGLATFILARKITKPIISLNHMIKEITQGHLGARLEVDSKDEVGEMTTSMNQLADDLQNVVIGTMNQIANGDVSANIELRDPQDEIAPALKLTTETIRGLISEATMLAQAAINGQWETRGNAEAFNGGFKEIVEGVNATLDTIVDKMVWYEAIIDAIPFPIHVTDMDMKWTFLNKPFADLMIANGVIKDRNSACGMDCYNANADICRTEGCGIRRLVDQGLSDSYFEWVGRNNKQDTAYLKNRNGENIGFVEVVTDLTPIIRVSTYTSNEVTRLENNLSCLAQGNLDFDMNIGEPDEYTTEVSTQFHKIGGTLADVRQSIGNLIDDASMLAQAGIDGKLSTRADASKHQGDFAKIVDGVNATLDAVVAPVQEASDTLQELARGNLNTGMVGNYNGDYTQIKDAMNQTVAFLKSYVDEIANTLAEMGNGNLDMEITAEYLGDFQAIKTGLNGIAATLSETMAEINEAAGQVEAGARQISDGGQALSQGTTEQASAIQQLNASIEEVAGETKKNASHANEANERALEVRSHAEVGNEQMTKMVAAMIDINESSKSISKIIKVIDDIAFQTNILALNAAVEAARAGQHGKGFAVVAEEVRSLAARSAEAAKETTGLIEGSIDKVEAGTKIADETAASLVEILNEIEKVTGLVGNIARASNEQATEIAQITQGIEQVSTVVQTNSATAEESAAASEELSGQAEMLKQMVGAFKIKRKGSAPRTVSPQQVTKKTVEPRDSNLTAPRIVLDDMEMDKY; this is translated from the coding sequence ATGAAAGACACACAAACACGAGAACATGAACAGACCGCGGTAAAAATGCGGTTATCCACCAAATTGCTGGCCTTTACCACCCTGCTGCTAGCCGCAGCGATTCTCACCCTGGGGTTGATTGCCATTAATTTGGGATCAGCCGCCCTGACCAATCAATCAAGTGTTCAAGAGCAGGCTTTTGCTATCGAAGGGGCAGATCATATCGGTGCCATTGTCGATCGTAATCTGTCCACCTTAAGTGAAATTGGCTTGCGCGCACGAACAGCCACCATGGATTGGAATACCCAGGTCTCTTCGATATCCGGAGATGTGGACCGCTTAGGGTATGAGGACATCGGGGTAATGGATATGAATGGCAATGGCAAATATATCAAAGGCGGTCAGGAATTCAAATCGGATGGTCAATTCTGGTATAAAGAAGGCTTTGCTGGAAAAACATCGATTTCTGATGTAGCCATCAGTAAGGTCACTAAGCAACCAGTTGTCTTTGACATTGCTCCGATCATGAATAATGGTCAGGTGGTCGGTCTCCTTGTTGGACGTCGCGAGCCTACTTTTATGAAAGATATCACCAACAGTATGGGTGACGGGGACCGAAAATATGGCATGGTGATTAATCAGGATGGTGCGGTGATGGCACATCCCAATGATCAGCTCATCCTGGACCAAACCAACATCTTTACTGAAGTTGAAAACAATGGTTCTTTAAAAGATTTTGGGCAGGCCATCCAGAAATTAGGAGTGGGACAAATCGGAAGTATTTCATATACTTACAATGGTGATCAAAAGCTTGGCTATACTGCTCCTGTACCTGGCACCAACTGGACCCTCATCGTCACCGAATTTCAAGATGATGTGCTGGCTCCCATTAATAATTTAAGAAATGCCATTCTGATCGCCTCGGTTATGATTTTATTAATCGGCGGTCTGGCTACCTTTATTCTGGCTCGAAAAATAACCAAACCGATTATTTCTCTAAATCATATGATCAAAGAAATAACCCAGGGACATTTGGGAGCACGTCTGGAAGTAGACTCCAAAGATGAGGTCGGCGAAATGACCACCTCTATGAACCAACTGGCCGATGATCTCCAGAATGTGGTGATCGGTACCATGAACCAGATTGCCAATGGTGATGTGTCTGCAAACATCGAGCTAAGAGATCCCCAGGACGAAATTGCTCCGGCACTGAAACTGACAACAGAAACCATTCGAGGTTTGATCTCCGAAGCCACGATGCTTGCTCAGGCTGCCATCAATGGCCAATGGGAAACACGTGGAAATGCCGAAGCGTTTAATGGCGGTTTCAAAGAAATCGTTGAAGGTGTTAACGCCACCCTGGATACCATAGTGGATAAAATGGTCTGGTATGAAGCTATTATCGATGCCATTCCGTTCCCCATTCACGTTACCGATATGGACATGAAATGGACGTTTTTAAATAAACCGTTTGCCGATTTAATGATTGCCAATGGTGTCATCAAAGATCGCAATTCAGCCTGCGGCATGGACTGCTACAATGCTAATGCCGATATTTGCCGAACCGAAGGCTGCGGGATTCGACGTCTGGTTGATCAGGGCTTAAGCGACAGCTATTTCGAATGGGTTGGTCGAAACAACAAGCAAGATACCGCTTATCTTAAAAATAGAAACGGTGAAAATATTGGCTTCGTCGAAGTCGTCACCGACTTAACCCCGATTATCCGGGTCAGCACCTATACCAGCAATGAGGTCACCCGCCTTGAAAATAACCTGAGCTGCTTAGCCCAGGGAAATCTGGACTTTGACATGAATATAGGTGAACCCGACGAATACACCACCGAGGTCAGCACCCAGTTCCACAAAATTGGTGGAACCTTGGCTGATGTGAGACAATCCATTGGCAATCTGATCGACGATGCCAGCATGCTCGCTCAGGCCGGGATTGATGGCAAACTGAGTACAAGGGCCGATGCCAGCAAGCATCAAGGCGACTTCGCCAAAATTGTTGATGGTGTTAATGCTACTCTGGATGCCGTTGTTGCACCAGTGCAGGAAGCTTCTGATACCCTTCAGGAACTTGCCAGAGGCAATCTGAACACCGGTATGGTTGGTAACTACAACGGTGATTACACCCAAATTAAAGACGCAATGAACCAGACCGTTGCCTTCCTAAAAAGCTATGTCGATGAAATTGCCAATACCCTGGCCGAAATGGGTAACGGTAACCTGGATATGGAAATTACGGCCGAATATCTGGGCGATTTCCAGGCCATTAAAACCGGTCTCAATGGAATCGCCGCCACCCTCAGCGAAACCATGGCAGAAATTAACGAAGCCGCCGGACAGGTAGAAGCTGGCGCACGACAGATTTCTGATGGTGGACAGGCCTTATCTCAAGGAACTACCGAACAGGCCAGTGCCATCCAACAGCTCAATGCCTCCATTGAAGAAGTGGCGGGAGAAACGAAAAAGAACGCCTCACATGCCAATGAAGCTAATGAACGGGCCCTGGAGGTTCGCAGTCACGCCGAGGTTGGCAATGAACAGATGACCAAGATGGTTGCTGCCATGATCGACATTAATGAATCCTCTAAAAGCATTTCGAAAATTATCAAGGTTATTGACGATATCGCCTTCCAGACCAACATTCTGGCTCTTAACGCCGCGGTTGAAGCCGCCCGGGCTGGCCAACACGGCAAAGGCTTTGCCGTTGTTGCCGAAGAAGTCCGATCACTGGCTGCCCGCAGCGCTGAAGCTGCCAAAGAAACCACTGGTCTCATTGAAGGTTCAATTGACAAGGTCGAAGCTGGAACAAAAATTGCCGATGAAACGGCCGCCAGCTTAGTTGAAATTTTGAATGAAATTGAAAAAGTAACTGGTCTAGTGGGCAACATCGCCCGAGCCTCCAATGAACAAGCCACCGAAATCGCTCAGATCACCCAGGGCATTGAACAGGTTTCCACCGTGGTTCAGACCAACTCCGCCACTGCCGAGGAAAGTGCTGCTGCCAGTGAGGAACTGTCCGGTCAGGCCGAAATGCTCAAGCAAATGGTTGGTGCTTTCAAGATAAAAAGAAAAGGATCAGCCCCTCGCACGGTGTCACCACAACAAGTAACAAAAAAAACGGTGGAACCGAGAGATTCTAACCTGACCGCTCCCCGAATTGTTCTAGATGATATGGAAATGGATAAGTACTAA